The following is a genomic window from Marinobacter salsuginis.
CGGTGGATTAATCTTGGGGCTCAGGTAAGTTTCAACACAGTGGGCAATGGCATCCATCCCGGTTGCTGCGGTTAGCCCGGCCGGAAGTGAGCGGGTCAGTTCGGCGTCGCAGATGGCCAAGTCCGGGATCAAGTAAGGGGATAAAAATCCGAGTTTACGGCCATCGTTTAGCGTTATAAGGGACGCCCTGCCTACCTCGCTTCCAGTTCCTGCTGTAGTTGGTACTGCCACGAGGGGAACGGTTGGGCCGATTCTGGCAACGCCACCATTAATCGCTGCATATTGGCGCAGTGGCCGCTCATGAGTTGCGAGCAACGCAACAGCTTTGGCAAGGTCTATGCTGGAACCGCCACCGATTGCAACGATGCCATCACAGTCGTCGCAACGATAGGCGTGTAAAGCGTCTTCTACAGCCGCTTCAGTCGGGTTAGCTGGAGTGCCATCATAAATAGCAACGCTGTCCGAAAGCTTGGCAGTTGCCCTAACCTTATCAAGGAGGCCGCTGGAAACCAGGCCAGCATCCGTAATGATCAGCGGCTTACTCACTTTCATACTTGCCAATTCATCATTCAGTGAAGCTATTGCGCCTGCTCCCAAGCGAATATTGGTCAGATAGTTAATTTGAGCAATCATGTTTTTCGTCTCAATCAGAAAGCATGGCTTTTGCGACGATCAATTTCTGGATCTCGCTGGTTCCTTCGTATATCTGGGTGATTTTCGCGTCGCGCATCATGCGCTC
Proteins encoded in this region:
- a CDS encoding iron-containing alcohol dehydrogenase, which produces MAQINYLTNIRLGAGAIASLNDELASMKVSKPLIITDAGLVSSGLLDKVRATAKLSDSVAIYDGTPANPTEAAVEDALHAYRCDDCDGIVAIGGGSSIDLAKAVALLATHERPLRQYAAINGGVARIGPTVPLVAVPTTAGTGSEVGRASLITLNDGRKLGFLSPYLIPDLAICDAELTRSLPAGLTAATGMDAIAHCVETYLSPKINPPADAIALDGLRRASKYLIRAVKDGTDMEARSEMMIAALEGALAFQKGLGGVHSMSHALGGLKELKLHHGTLNAVLLPPVLRFNQSHCGDKFDHLKAAMGLPGDADLPAEFERLNAELGMPKNLRAMGVPDEVLEDMAQFSEEDHSTATNPRPASAEDFLTMLRETMG